The following are encoded in a window of Syngnathoides biaculeatus isolate LvHL_M chromosome 3, ASM1980259v1, whole genome shotgun sequence genomic DNA:
- the gpib gene encoding glucose-6-phosphate isomerase b, whose amino-acid sequence MGLTQDPVFQRLQEWYTAHALNLNMRHMFDGDKERFHKFSLTLQTDDGDILLDYSKNLITEEVMKMLVDLAKSRGLEAARETMFAGDKINFTEGRAVLHVALRNRSNTPIMVDGKDVMPDVNKVLDKMKNFCHRVRSGQWKGYTGKSITDVVNIGIGGSDLGPLMVTEALKPYSKDGPAVWFVSNIDGTHIAKTLAQLNAETTLFIIASKTFTTQETITNAESAKAWFLEHATDKSAVAKHFVALSTNGPKVKEFGIDTENMFEFWDWVGGRFSLWSAIGMAIALHIGFDNFEKLLAGAHWMDTHFRMAPLEKNAPVLLALLGIWYINFFHTETHAMLPYDQYMHRFAAYFQQGDMESNGKYVTKHGTRVNYHTGPIVWGEPGTNGQHAFYQLIHQGTRMVPSDFLIPAQSQHPVRDNLHHKILVANFLAQTEALMRGKTTEEARKELEASGLTEKALEKILPHKVFQGNRPTNSIIFKKLTPYTLGALIAMYEHKIFIQGLMWEINSFDQWGVELGKQLAKKIEPELQDPTEVHSHDASTNGLINFLKKNFA is encoded by the exons ATGGGACTGACACAGGACCCCGTCTTCCAGCGGCTGCAGGAATGGTACACAGCCCACGCCTTGAACCTCAACATGAGGCACATGTTCGATGGCGACAAGGAGAGGTTCCACAAATTCAG CCTCACACTGCAGACCGACGACGGAGACATCCTGCTGGATTACTCCAAGAACCTCATCACCGAAGAAGTCATGAAGATGTTGGTCGACCTG GCCAAGTCGAGAGGCCTGGAAGCGGCCAGAGAGACCATGTTCGCTGGAGACAAGATCAACTTCACTGAG GGTCGGGCTGTGCTCCACGTGGCTCTGCGAAACCGCTCCAACACTCCCATTATGGTGGACGGCAAAGATGTGATGCCAGACGTTAATAAGGTTCTGGACAAGATGAAAAACTTTTGTCAC AGGGTTCGTAGCGGTCAGTGGAAGGGCTACACCGGGAAGAGCATCACAGACGTCGTTAATATCGGGATAGGAGGATCTGATCTT GGGCCCCTGATGGTGACCGAGGCCTTGAAACCGTACTCCAAGGATGGGCCTGCCGTGTGGTTTGTGTCCAACATTGACGGGACGCACATCGCCAAGACGCTTGCGCAGCTCAACGCCGAGACCACCCTCTTCATCATTGCCTCTAAG ACCTTCACCACTCAGGAGACCATCACCAACGCAGAGTCAGCGAAAGCATGGTTCCTGGAGCACGCCACAGAC aaaAGTGCTGTGGCCAAACACTTTGTCGCTCTTTCCACCAACGGC CCCAAAGTGAAGGAGTTCGGCATCGACACAGAGAACATGTTTGAGTTCTGGGAC TGGGTTGGGGGGCGTTTCTCCTTGTGGTCAGCAATTGGAATGGCCATTGCCTTGCATATTG GCTTTGACAACTTTGAGAAGCTCCTGGCAGGCGCCCACTGGATG GACACGCACTTCCGCATGGCTCCCCTGGAGAAAAACGCTCCGGTTCTGCTGGCTCTGCTGGGCATCTGGTACATTAACTTCTTCCACACGGAGACTCACGCCATGCTGCCCTACGACCAGTACATGCACCGCTTTGCTGCCTACTTCCAGCAG gGCGATATGGAGTCCAATGGGAAGTACGTCACCAAACATGGCACACGCGTAAATTATCACACCGGACCCATCGTGTGGGGTGAGCCCGGCACCAATGGGCAGCACGCCTTCTACCAGCTTATCCATCAAG GAACGCGCATGGTGCCGTCTGACTTCCTCATCCCAGCACAATCGCAGCACCCCGTCAGGGACAACCTACACCACAAG ATTCTCGTGGCCAACTTCCTGGCCCAGACGGAGGCTCTTATGAGGGGAAAGACCACCGAGGAGGCCCGAAAGGAGCTGGAGGCCAGTGGGCTTACTGAGAAAGCTCTGGAGAAGATTCTCCCGCACAAA GTGTTCCAAGGAAACAGGCCCACCAACTCCATCATCTTCAAAAAACTCACCCCATACACACTCGGTGCTCTCATAG CCATGTACGAGCACAAGATCTTCATCCAGGGTTTGATGTGGGAGATCAACAGCTTCGACCAGTGGGG AGTGGAACTTGGAAAGCAGCTGGCAAAGAAGATTGAGCCCGAGCTGCAGGATCCCACCGAGGTGCACTCTCACGACGCCTCTACCAACGGACTCATCAATTTCCTCAAGAAAAACTTTGCCTGA